In one Solanum lycopersicum chromosome 11, SLM_r2.1 genomic region, the following are encoded:
- the LOC101256941 gene encoding histone H4 has protein sequence MSGRGKGGKGLGKGGAKRHRKVLRDNIQGITKPAIRRLARRGGVKRISGLIYEETRGVLKIFLENVIRDSVTYTEHARRKTVTAMDVVYALKRQGRTLYGFGG, from the coding sequence ATGTCGGGTCGTGGAAAGGGAGGAAAAGGATTGGGAAAGGGAGGAGCAAAGCGTCACCGTAAGGTGCTCCGTGATAACATCCAGGGTATTACTAAGCCTGCTATTCGGCGTTTGGCTCGTAGAGGAGGAGTGAAGCGTATTAGTGGGCTGATCTATGAGGAGACTCGTGGTGTTTTGAAGATCTTTTTGGAGAATGTGATTCGTGACTCTGTTACTTACACTGAGCATGCTAGGAGGAAGACAGTGACTGCTATGGATGTTGTGTATGCACTCAAGAGACAAGGAAGGACTTTGTATGGTTTTGGAGGTTGA
- the LOC101257236 gene encoding calcium-transporting ATPase 4, endoplasmic reticulum-type-like, which yields MGKGGENYGKRENLGGKSVSDKEMFPAWSKDVKECEEKFEVKRDYGLSEDEVVKRRQIYGLNELEKHEGQSILRLILDQFNDTLVRILLGAAVISFVLAWLDGEEGGEKEITAFVEPLVIFLILIVNAAVGVWQESNAEKALEALKEIQSETACVIRDGKRISSLPAKELVPGDIVELKVGDKVPADMRVLRLISSTLRLEQGSLTGESEAVSKTTKAVAEDVDIQGKKCMVFAGTTVVNGNCICLVTQIGMDTEIGKVHAQIHEAAQEEEDTPLKKKLNEFGEALTVIIGIICALVWLINVKYFLTWEFVDGWPRNFKFSFEKCTYYFEIAVALAVAAIPEGLPAVITTCLALGTRKMAAKNALVRKLPSVETLGCTTVICSDKTGTLTTNQMAVSKLVAMGAKANTLRSFNVEGTSYDPYDGKIQDWSMGRMDSNLEMIAKVAAVCNDSGVEKSGQHYVASGLPTEAALKVLVEKMGLPDGISSISSSSDKDGLRCSYTWNNIEKRIGTLEFDRDRKSMGVITSSTSGKKSLLVKGAVENLLERSSYVQLQDGSVVELDNSSRNHILQSLHEMSSKALRVLGFAYKEDLQELATYNGDEDHPAHQLLLNPANYPSIESKLIFVGLAGIRDPPRKEVRRAIEDCREAGIRVMVITGDNKNTAEAICREIGVFGSHEDIKSRSLTGKEFMELANPKAHIRQSGGLLFSRAEPRHKQDIVRLLKDDGEVVAMTGDGVNDAPALKLADIGIAMGIAGTEVAKEASDMVLADDNFSTIVAAVGEGRSIYNNMKAFIRYMISSNIGEVASIFLTAALGIPEGLIPVQLLWVNLVTDGPPATALGFNPPDKDIMKKQPRRSDDSLISAWILFRYLVIGLYVGVATVGIFIIWFTHDSFLGIDLSKDGHSLVTYSQLANWGQCKTWNNFTASPFTAGSEVIRFDNPCDYFVEGKVKAMTLSLSVLVAIEMFNSLNALSEDGSLLSMPPWVNPWLLLAMSVSFGLHFLILYVPFLAQIFGIVPLSLNEWLLVLAVALPVILIDEILKFIGRCTSGIRSGRSPTKQKEE from the exons ATGGGAAAAGGAGGTGAAAATTATGGGAAAAGGGAGAATTTAGGTGGTAAGAGTGTGTCGGATAAAGAGATGTTTCCGGCCTGGTCGAAAGATGTGAAGGAGTGTGAGGAGAAGTTTGAGGTGAAAAGAGATTATGGATTATCTGAGGATGAGGTTGTTAAAAGGAGGCAGATCTATGGTTTAAATGAATTGGAGAAGCATGAAGGGCAGTCGATTTTGAGGTTGATTTTAGATCAGTTTAATGATACGTTAGTTAGGATTTTGCTTGGTGCTGCGGTGATTTCGTTTGTTTTGGCTTGGTTAGATGGAGAGGAAGGTGGTGAGAAGGAGATCACAGCTTTCGTGGAGCCTTTGGTGATTTTCTTAATCTTAATTGTCAATGCTGCTGTTGGTGTGTGGCAAGAGAGTAATGCCGAAAAGGCTTTGGAGGCATTGAAGGAAATCCAGTCAGAGACTGCATGTGTTATACGTGACGGTAAAAGAATTTCTAGTTTACCTGCTAAAGAGCTTGTACCTGGGGATATTGTTGAGTTGAAAGTTGGAGATAAAGTACCAGCTGATATGAGGGTTCTGCGTTTGATCAGTTCGACTCTCCGGCTTGAACAGGGATCACTGACTGGTGAGAGTGAAGCAGTTAGTAAGACCACTAAAGCTGTAGCGGAGGATGTTGATATCCAAGGGAAGAAATGTATGGTATTTGCTGGAACGACTGTGGTGAATGGAAATTGTATTTGTTTGGTAACTCAAATAGGGATGGATACCGAGATAGGGAAGGTGCACGCACAGATTCATGAAGCAGCACAAGAAGAGGAAGATACCCCGTTGAAGAAAAAGCTAAATGAGTTTGGAGAAGCTTTGACTGTCATAATTGGTATCATCTGCGCGTTAGTTTGGCTGATCAACGTGAAATATTTCCTCACTTGGGAGTTTGTTGATGGGTGGCCCAGGAATTTTAAGTTTTCATTTGAGAAGTGcacatattattttgaaattgcaGTGGCACTGGCAGTTGCTGCCATTCCGGAAGGTCTGCCAGCAGTTATTACAACTTGTTTGGCACTTGGCACACGGAAGATGGCTGCTAAGAATGCACTTGTTCGAAAATTGCCTAGTGTAGAAACTCTTGGTTGTACCACTGTTATTTGCTCAGACAAAACAGGAACATTGACAACTAATCAGATGGCTGTGTCTAAGCTTGTCGCTATGGGTGCCAAGGCTAACACATTGCGATCATTCAATGTTGAAGGGACCTCATATGATCCCTATGATGGAAAGATACAAGATTGGTCAATGGGTCGTATGGACTCTAACCTAGAAATGATAGCAAAAGTTGCTGCTGTCTGCAATGATTCTGGAGTTGAAAAATCTGGTCAGCACTATGTTGCCAGCGGACTGCCCACTGAAGCAGCACTAAAG GTTCTGGTCGAGAAAATGGGACTTCCTGATGGAATCAGCTCCATATCCTCTTCAAGTGATAAAGATGGCCTCC GTTGCTCTTACACATGGAACAATATTGAAAAGCGTATTGGTACTCTTGAATTTGACCGTGATAGGAAATCCATGGGTGTCATTACATCTTCCACCTCTGGAAAAAAGTCATTACTTGTGAAG GGTGCGGTTGAAAATCTGTTGGAAAGAAGCTCCTATGTGCAACTGCAAGACGGTTCTGTTGTAGAATTGGATAATTCTTCCAGAAATCATATATTGCAAAGCCTTCATGAAATGTCCTCGAAAGCTTTACGTGTCCTTGGTTTTGCGTACAAGGAGGATCTACAGGAACTTGCAACCTATAATGGTGATGAAGACCATCCAGCCCATCAGCTTTTACTCAATCCTGCTAATTACCCTTCCATTGAGAGTAAACTCATATTTGTTGGCTTGGCTGGGATAAGG GATCCTCCTAGAAAAGAGGTACGTCGTGCAATTGAGGATTGCAGAGAAGCTGGCATTCGAGTTATGGTTATTACAGGAGATAACAAGAATACAGCAGAAGCTATCTGCCGTGAGATAGGTGTCTTTGGAAGCCATGAAGATATCAAGTCGAGGAGCTTAACTGGAAAAGAATTTATGGAGCTCGCGAACCCCAAAGCACATATAAGGCAAAGTGGAGGTCTCTTATTCTCCAGAGCTGAGCCAAGGCATAAACAAGATATAGTGAGATTGCTTAAAGATGATGGTGAGGTGGTTGCAATGACTGGGGATGGAGTGAATGATGCACCTGCTTTAAAATTGGCTGATATTGGGATTGCAATGGGAATTGCTGGAACTGAG GTGGCAAAGGAAGCATCTGACATGGTTTTGGCAGATGATAATTTTAGTACAATTGTAGCTGCTGTGGGTGAAGGCAGGTCCATTTATAACAATATGAAGGCTTTCATCAG GTACATGATTTCCTCCAACATTGGTGAGGTCGCCTCTATTTTCCTTACTGCTGCCCTAGGCATTCCTGAAGGTCTTATTCCAGTTCAGCTTCTGTGGGTCAACCTGGTCACTGATGGACCACCTGCTACAGCATTGGGATTTAATCCACCGGATAAAGATATAATGAAGAAACAACCAAGGAGAAGTGATGATTCATTGATCAGTGCATGGATTTTATTTCGCTATCTG GTAATTGGGTTGTATGTTGGTGTAGCAACTGTGGGTATTTTTATCATCTGGTTCACTCATGACTCCTTCCTTGGCATTGATTTAAGTAAAGATGGGCACAGTCTTGTCACCTATTCCCAGCTTGCTAATTGGGGTCAGTGCAAAACCTGGAACAATTTCACCGCGTCACCTTTCACTGCCGGATCAGAAGTGATCAGGTTTGATAACCCGTGCGATTACTTTGTGGAAGGCAAGGTCAAAGCCATGACCCTTTCCCTCTCTGTATTGGTTGCAATTGAGATGTTCAACTCCCTTAATGCCCTTTCGGAAGATGGAAGCCTCTTGTCAATGCCACCATGGGTCAACCCATGGCTTCTTTTAGCCATGTCGGTCTCATTTGGGCTGCACTTTTTGATCCTCTACGTGCCTTTCCTTGCTCAAATATTTGGTATCGTTCCACTGAGCCTAAACGAGTGGCTGTTAGTATTGGCTGTTGCATTACCCGTCATATTGATCGATGagattttgaagtttattgGAAGGTGCACAAGTGGTATCAGAAGTGGAAGGAGTCCTACAAAGCAGAAGGAAGAGTAG
- the LOC101256648 gene encoding two-component response regulator-like APRR5, translating to MYGYNNIEENTSSSSNYLYNHFPITTITSQTLPLVSNLPPPPLSIPLVNNITIEFDSISTLKSEFNCNNNSSSSCSSYGSPATSYNTNDPTSLMQRSISSHSLLVKNMEGFCPIVSSPTGFHDSETPSSVRKVLSTGDLQVMHMMQYNNYRSESPLSSESNSIIEGMNKACKYSPQEKKERIERYRTKRNQRNFNKKIKYECRKTLADSRPRIRGRFARNDEIERTPQNEYWNQSRLEELGEEDDENWIGFLDAYVP from the exons ATGTATGGATACAATAATATTGAGGAGAACACTTCTTCTAGTAGTAATTATTTGTATAACCATTTTCCAATTACTACTATTACTTCACAAACATTGCCACTAGTCTCCAATTTACCACCTCCACCTTTATCAATTCCTTTAGTAAATAACATTACTATTGAATTTGACTCGATATCTACATTGAAGTCTGAATTTAATTGTAACAacaatagtagtagtagttgtAGTAGTTATGGTTCTCCAGCTACAAGTTATAATACTAATGATCCAACAAGTTTGATGCAAAGAAGCATAAGTAGTCACTCACTTCTTGTCAAGAATATGGAAGGATTTTGTCCAATTGTTTCTTCCCCCACTGGATTTCATGACTCCGAAACGCCAAGCTCCGTCAGGAAAGTTTTAAGTACTGGGGATTTACAG GTAATGCACATGATGCAATATAATAATTATCGTTCAGAAAGCCCTTTATCAAGTGAGAGTAATAGCATAATTGAAGGAATGAATAAAGCTTGCAAATATAGTCCACAAGAGAAGAAAGAACGTATAGAAAGATACAGAACCAAGAGAAATCAAAGAAATTTTAACAAGAAGATTAAG TACGAGTGCAGGAAAACTTTGGCAGATAGTAGACCTCGAATAAGAGGGAGATTTGcaagaaatgatgaaattgaGAGGACTCCTCAAAATGAATATTGGAATCAATCAAGATTAGAGGAATTAGGAGAAGAGGATGATGAGAATTGGATTGGATTTCTTGATGCCTATGTTCCATAA